One Bradyrhizobium zhanjiangense DNA segment encodes these proteins:
- a CDS encoding HpcH/HpaI aldolase/citrate lyase family protein: MTRPRRSHLFMPGSNPRALEKARNLAADGLILDLEDSVAPDAKAVARDGIAAAIAAKGFGKREILIRTNGLDTSWWADDVAMAAKASPDGILVPKVSSIEDLGAIDRKLAELGAAPTVKVWAMIETARAVLHAEELAAAGRDPSSRLSGFVFGPNDISRETRIKMLPGRAAMIPMITHCILATRAHGLEILDGPYSDIANSDGFATECAQGRDLGFDGKTLIHPSQIDACNAIFTPPEEEVARARKIIAAFELPENVSRGAIRLDGAMVERLHADMARRTIEIADAIAAMGKG; encoded by the coding sequence ATGACCCGCCCGCGCCGCAGCCACCTGTTCATGCCCGGCTCCAATCCCCGCGCGCTGGAAAAGGCGCGCAATCTCGCCGCCGACGGCCTGATCCTCGATCTCGAGGACTCCGTCGCTCCTGATGCCAAAGCGGTGGCGCGCGACGGCATTGCCGCCGCGATCGCGGCCAAGGGTTTTGGCAAACGCGAGATCCTGATCCGGACCAACGGTCTCGACACGTCCTGGTGGGCCGACGACGTCGCGATGGCCGCCAAGGCCTCGCCGGACGGCATCCTGGTTCCAAAAGTTTCAAGCATCGAAGATCTCGGCGCGATCGACCGGAAGCTGGCCGAGCTTGGCGCCGCGCCGACCGTGAAAGTCTGGGCCATGATCGAGACCGCGCGCGCGGTGCTCCATGCCGAGGAGCTGGCCGCCGCCGGCCGCGATCCATCGAGCCGCCTCTCAGGCTTCGTGTTCGGCCCGAACGACATCTCGCGTGAGACCCGCATCAAGATGCTGCCGGGCCGCGCCGCGATGATCCCGATGATCACCCATTGCATCCTGGCAACGCGCGCCCACGGCCTCGAAATCCTCGACGGGCCCTATAGCGACATCGCCAATTCCGACGGCTTTGCCACCGAATGCGCGCAGGGGCGCGATCTCGGCTTCGACGGCAAGACGCTGATCCATCCCTCGCAGATCGATGCCTGCAACGCGATCTTCACCCCACCCGAAGAGGAAGTCGCGCGCGCACGAAAAATCATCGCAGCGTTCGAATTGCCGGAAAACGTCTCACGTGGCGCGATCCGGCTGGACGGCGCCATGGTCGAACGCCTGCACGCCGACATGGCCCGGCGCACGATCGAGATCGCAGACGCGATCGCGGCGATGGGGAAAGGCTAG
- a CDS encoding UPF0182 family protein, with product MTIGISGPERKAPGRSAVVGFIIAAIIAAIGLILLALVGDFLVDWMWFSSIGYEQVFWTTIAAKAAVFLVVFAATAAILWVNARLALGLAGRRTRLPAAFDPRLVAAAVLPDPLEFLRGRLRWRSMIAASSGLVALLVGWGEAGNWSTFLRFIYQVPYGSNDPLYDKDIGFYLFSLPVFVAIKNWALLTLVMSALLAGLIYWVHGDIEDRAQRVSPAAISHGSALLGLFFGVKAWSYSLDRYLLLYGDNGVVVGAGFTDVNVELPVLWLLIALSIVAAVAACANLWVRTYRLPTAAIVLLFGGAFLLSGIIPAVFQRFYVGPNELAWERPYMERNIALTREAYNLNRIVPKPFPAEQNLTLKALEANKATIENIRLWDWQPLADTYAQLQEIRTYYKLRDLDVDRYWFGDTYQSVMISGRELNSALLPPNAQTWVNRHILFTHGNGAVMSPVTQKSGEGLPLLYLDDIPPVAHGGPAIREPRIYYGLQTEDYVIVKGTVPEFDYPRGKDNAYASYDGSGGVPLSGMVRRLIFAHHFNDVNLLLSDYIGDDSRIMIRRNIQKRVGTIAPFLSLDRDPYLVVSEGRMFWMQDAYTTSDYFPYAQPAPGYNLNYIRNSVKVVIDAYNGTVDFYLMDPADPVVATYQRIFPDLFKPFAAMPSDLQKHIRYPEDLFLIQARLFQTYHMEAADVFYNREDLWQFPRQPAGDGVSSMDGITTMAPYYIIMRLPGEAQAEFFIMIPMVPSRRDNMIAWLAARCDEPGYGKLIVYEFPKEKLVYGPFQIEARIHQNTEISQQISLWNQMGSRVIRGNLLVIPIENSILYVSPLYLRAEQGHLPELKRVIAAYGEHVVMKETLAEALSALFVDSGPSPAASAVTAETPAEASAAARAQEALTHYDQAMERLKSGDWAGFGKEIDAMRGILEDIRRQPGSR from the coding sequence ATGACGATCGGGATTTCCGGACCCGAACGGAAGGCACCAGGGCGAAGCGCCGTGGTGGGATTCATCATCGCGGCCATCATCGCCGCAATCGGCCTGATCCTGCTCGCTCTCGTCGGCGACTTCCTGGTCGACTGGATGTGGTTCTCGTCGATCGGCTACGAACAGGTCTTCTGGACCACAATCGCCGCGAAAGCCGCCGTCTTCCTCGTCGTTTTCGCGGCGACCGCCGCCATCTTGTGGGTGAACGCGCGCCTTGCACTTGGCCTTGCCGGGCGCCGAACCCGGTTGCCCGCGGCCTTCGACCCGAGGCTTGTGGCCGCTGCGGTGCTGCCCGATCCGCTTGAATTCCTGCGCGGGCGGCTGCGGTGGCGCAGCATGATCGCCGCCAGTAGCGGCCTCGTCGCTCTGCTTGTCGGCTGGGGAGAAGCCGGCAACTGGAGCACTTTTCTGCGCTTCATCTACCAAGTGCCCTACGGCAGCAATGATCCCTTGTACGACAAGGATATCGGATTCTACCTGTTTTCCCTGCCCGTCTTTGTGGCCATCAAGAATTGGGCGTTGCTGACACTCGTCATGAGCGCGCTGCTCGCCGGGCTTATCTACTGGGTGCACGGCGACATCGAGGACCGGGCGCAGCGAGTATCGCCAGCGGCGATCTCGCACGGTTCGGCGCTTCTCGGCCTCTTCTTTGGCGTGAAGGCGTGGTCCTACAGTCTCGACCGCTATCTCCTGCTGTACGGCGACAACGGCGTGGTGGTCGGCGCAGGCTTCACCGACGTCAATGTGGAACTGCCGGTCCTGTGGCTGCTGATTGCACTTTCGATCGTCGCCGCTGTGGCGGCATGCGCGAACCTGTGGGTGCGTACCTACCGCCTCCCCACCGCCGCGATTGTGCTGCTGTTCGGCGGCGCTTTCCTGCTATCGGGCATCATCCCCGCAGTGTTTCAGCGCTTCTACGTCGGGCCGAACGAGCTGGCGTGGGAGCGGCCTTACATGGAACGCAACATTGCCCTGACGCGGGAGGCCTACAATCTCAATCGGATCGTGCCGAAGCCGTTCCCTGCGGAACAGAACCTGACCTTGAAGGCGCTCGAGGCCAACAAGGCGACCATTGAAAATATAAGGCTGTGGGATTGGCAACCATTGGCCGACACTTACGCTCAATTGCAGGAGATTCGCACCTATTACAAACTGCGCGACCTCGATGTCGATCGTTACTGGTTCGGCGATACCTACCAAAGCGTGATGATCTCAGGCCGCGAGTTGAATTCCGCGCTGCTGCCACCCAACGCGCAGACCTGGGTCAACCGCCACATCCTGTTCACCCACGGCAATGGTGCGGTGATGAGTCCGGTCACCCAGAAGAGCGGCGAAGGACTTCCGCTTCTCTATCTGGACGACATTCCCCCGGTCGCACATGGAGGTCCCGCGATTCGCGAGCCGCGCATCTATTACGGACTGCAGACTGAGGACTACGTCATCGTCAAGGGAACCGTGCCGGAATTCGATTATCCCAGGGGAAAGGACAATGCCTACGCGTCCTATGACGGCTCCGGCGGCGTGCCGCTGTCGGGCATGGTGCGGAGACTGATCTTCGCCCACCATTTCAACGATGTGAACCTGCTGCTGTCAGACTACATCGGCGATGACAGCCGGATCATGATCCGGCGCAACATCCAGAAGCGGGTGGGCACGATCGCCCCGTTCCTCTCTCTCGATCGCGATCCCTATCTGGTCGTCAGCGAGGGCAGGATGTTTTGGATGCAGGACGCCTACACGACCAGCGATTATTTTCCCTACGCACAGCCTGCGCCCGGCTACAACCTCAATTATATCCGCAATTCAGTGAAGGTCGTGATCGACGCCTATAACGGCACCGTCGATTTTTACCTGATGGACCCAGCCGATCCGGTCGTCGCGACCTATCAGCGAATCTTCCCGGACCTGTTCAAGCCGTTCGCGGCCATGCCGTCCGATCTTCAGAAGCACATTCGTTATCCCGAAGACCTCTTCCTGATCCAGGCGCGACTTTTCCAGACCTACCACATGGAAGCTGCCGATGTTTTCTATAACCGGGAGGACCTCTGGCAATTTCCGCGTCAACCGGCCGGTGATGGCGTCTCTTCAATGGACGGCATCACCACCATGGCCCCCTATTACATCATCATGCGGCTGCCCGGAGAGGCGCAAGCCGAGTTCTTCATCATGATCCCGATGGTGCCGAGCCGTCGCGACAACATGATCGCTTGGCTTGCCGCGCGCTGCGACGAGCCCGGCTATGGCAAGCTGATCGTGTACGAATTTCCCAAAGAGAAGCTGGTCTACGGGCCGTTCCAGATCGAGGCGCGAATTCATCAGAACACGGAGATCTCCCAGCAGATATCGCTGTGGAACCAGATGGGGTCGCGGGTGATCCGGGGAAATCTGCTCGTGATCCCGATCGAGAATTCGATTCTCTACGTGTCGCCGCTGTATTTGCGGGCCGAGCAAGGACATTTGCCGGAGCTCAAGCGAGTGATTGCCGCCTATGGTGAGCATGTCGTCATGAAGGAAACGCTTGCCGAGGCCCTGTCGGCACTCTTCGTGGACAGCGGCCCTTCCCCGGCAGCGTCGGCTGTGACCGCGGAAACTCCCGCCGAAGCCTCCGCGGCAGCGCGCGCGCAGGAGGCGCTCACGCACTATGACCAGGCCATGGAGCGGTTGAAATCCGGTGATTGGGCAGGCTTCGGCAAAGAGATCGATGCGATGCGCGGTATTTTGGAAGATATCCGCCGGCAACCGGGTAGCCGCTGA
- a CDS encoding DUF6455 family protein: MSTASRPYPIVQDLIESFAGWLKHRREMNEMRQLDRADFNRIASDLRIAPDDLEELVRHGKHAADELPKMLEQLGINVEGLGRAQPLLLRDMERVCSLCNQKGQCDRDLADGTAAENYHGYCANAATLESLDRADVAPR, translated from the coding sequence ATGAGCACCGCAAGCAGGCCCTATCCCATCGTCCAGGACCTCATCGAGTCCTTTGCCGGCTGGCTGAAGCATCGCCGCGAGATGAACGAGATGCGGCAGCTCGATCGCGCCGATTTCAACCGCATCGCCAGCGACCTCAGGATCGCGCCTGACGATCTGGAGGAGCTCGTTCGCCACGGCAAGCACGCCGCCGACGAATTGCCGAAGATGCTGGAGCAGCTCGGCATCAACGTCGAAGGCCTCGGCCGCGCGCAGCCGCTGCTGCTGCGCGACATGGAGCGAGTCTGCTCGCTCTGCAATCAGAAGGGCCAGTGCGACCGCGATCTCGCCGACGGCACCGCCGCGGAGAATTATCACGGCTACTGCGCCAACGCCGCGACGCTGGAGTCGCTCGACCGCGCCGACGTCGCGCCGCGCTGA
- the leuD gene encoding 3-isopropylmalate dehydratase small subunit: MDKFTTLEGVAAPLKIINVDTDMIIPKQYLKTIKRTGLGKGLFSEQRYKDDGSENPDFVLNQPAYRNAKVLVAGDNFGCGSSREHAPWALLDFGIRCVISTSFGDIFYNNCFKNGILPIRVSQEDLDKLFDDAERGANATLTIDLPNQEIRGPDGGKVKFEIDPFRKHCLINGLDDIGLTMEKKASIDTYEDKLKRERAWA, encoded by the coding sequence ATGGACAAGTTCACCACGCTGGAAGGCGTCGCGGCGCCGCTGAAGATCATCAATGTCGACACCGACATGATCATTCCGAAGCAGTACCTGAAGACCATCAAGCGCACCGGCCTTGGCAAGGGGCTCTTCTCCGAGCAGCGCTACAAGGACGACGGCAGCGAGAATCCGGACTTCGTGCTGAATCAGCCGGCCTATCGCAACGCGAAGGTGCTGGTCGCCGGCGACAATTTCGGCTGCGGCTCGAGCCGCGAGCACGCGCCCTGGGCGCTGCTCGACTTCGGCATCCGCTGCGTGATCTCGACCTCGTTCGGCGACATCTTCTACAACAACTGCTTCAAGAACGGCATTCTGCCGATCCGCGTCAGCCAGGAAGACCTCGACAAGCTGTTCGACGACGCCGAGCGCGGCGCCAACGCGACGCTGACGATCGACCTGCCCAACCAGGAGATCCGCGGCCCCGACGGCGGCAAGGTCAAGTTCGAGATCGACCCGTTCCGCAAGCACTGCCTGATCAACGGCCTCGACGACATCGGCCTCACCATGGAGAAGAAGGCCTCGATCGACACCTATGAGGACAAGCTCAAGCGCGAACGCGCCTGGGCCTGA
- a CDS encoding carbonic anhydrase, with product MVTFPKHLLEGYEAFATQRLPAEQTRYRELSVKGQSPEVMVIGCCDSRVSPEVIFDVGPGELFVVRNIANLVPTYQPDENAHGVSAALEYAVTVLKVKHIVVLGHAQCGGIRAFVDKIEPLTPGDFIGKWMQMFIKPGEVVEQRNHETMAQFVERIEKAAVFRSLENLMTFPFVRKAVENGQMQTHGAYFGVAEGSLFVLDKVAKEFKNARSVA from the coding sequence ATGGTGACATTCCCGAAGCATTTGCTGGAAGGCTACGAGGCGTTCGCCACCCAGCGGCTGCCGGCCGAGCAGACCCGCTACCGCGAGCTGTCGGTGAAGGGGCAGTCGCCGGAAGTGATGGTGATCGGCTGCTGCGACAGCCGCGTCTCGCCCGAGGTGATCTTCGACGTCGGCCCCGGCGAATTGTTCGTCGTGCGCAACATCGCCAATCTGGTGCCGACCTATCAGCCCGACGAGAACGCGCACGGCGTCTCGGCGGCGCTGGAATATGCGGTGACGGTGCTGAAGGTGAAGCACATCGTGGTGCTCGGCCACGCGCAATGCGGCGGCATCCGCGCCTTCGTCGACAAGATCGAGCCGCTGACGCCGGGCGACTTCATCGGCAAATGGATGCAGATGTTCATCAAGCCGGGCGAGGTGGTCGAGCAGCGCAACCACGAGACCATGGCGCAGTTCGTCGAGCGCATCGAGAAGGCCGCGGTGTTCCGCAGTCTCGAAAACCTGATGACCTTCCCGTTCGTGCGCAAGGCGGTGGAGAACGGCCAGATGCAGACCCACGGCGCCTATTTCGGCGTCGCGGAGGGATCGCTGTTCGTGCTGGATAAGGTCGCGAAGGAATTCAAGAACGCGCGAAGCGTGGCGTAA
- a CDS encoding DUF1330 domain-containing protein, whose product MTVYAIAQLKMTDRAAYDRYQARFFDVFKKYGGKLLAADEHPRVLEGAWPHDKLVMMSFPDEAAFLAFSNAPDYEDISRDRKAGAQATVLLVRGFAPAG is encoded by the coding sequence ATGACTGTCTATGCGATTGCGCAATTGAAGATGACGGACCGCGCGGCCTATGACCGCTATCAGGCGCGGTTCTTCGACGTGTTCAAGAAGTATGGCGGCAAGCTGCTCGCCGCCGACGAACATCCGCGCGTGCTCGAAGGCGCATGGCCGCATGACAAGCTTGTCATGATGTCGTTCCCCGATGAGGCTGCGTTCCTCGCCTTCTCGAATGCGCCCGACTACGAGGACATCTCGCGCGATCGCAAAGCGGGAGCGCAGGCGACGGTGCTGCTGGTCAGGGGATTTGCGCCCGCCGGCTAA
- a CDS encoding aspartate-semialdehyde dehydrogenase, with translation MGYKVAVVGATGNVGREMLNILDERKFPADEVVALASRRSVGVEVSYGDRTLKVKALEHYDFSDVDICLMSAGGSVSKEWSPQIGAAGAVVIDNSSAWRMDPDVPLIVPEVNAGATEGFKKKNIIANPNCSTAQLVVALKPLHDKATIKRVVVSTYQSVSGAGKDAMDELFSQTKAVYTNDELVAKKFPKRIAFNVIPHIDVFMEDGYTKEEWKMMAETKKILDPKIKLSATCVRVPVFVGHSEAVNIEFENPITADEAREILRKAPGCLVIDKQEPGGYATPYEAAGEDATYISRIREDATVENGLVLWCVSDNLRKGAALNAIQIAEVLINRKLISAKKKAA, from the coding sequence ATGGGTTACAAAGTCGCAGTCGTCGGCGCGACCGGCAATGTCGGACGGGAAATGCTCAACATCCTGGATGAGCGCAAATTCCCCGCCGACGAGGTCGTGGCCCTGGCGTCACGCCGCAGCGTCGGCGTCGAGGTCTCCTATGGCGACCGCACCCTGAAGGTCAAAGCGCTCGAGCATTACGACTTCTCCGACGTCGACATCTGCCTGATGTCGGCGGGCGGCTCGGTGTCGAAGGAATGGTCGCCGCAGATCGGTGCCGCCGGCGCGGTCGTGATCGACAATTCCTCGGCGTGGCGCATGGATCCGGACGTGCCGCTGATCGTGCCGGAGGTGAACGCGGGCGCGACGGAAGGCTTCAAGAAGAAGAACATCATCGCCAACCCGAACTGCTCGACCGCGCAGCTCGTGGTCGCGCTCAAGCCGCTGCACGACAAGGCGACCATCAAGCGCGTCGTGGTCTCGACCTATCAATCGGTGTCGGGTGCCGGCAAGGACGCGATGGACGAATTGTTCTCGCAGACCAAGGCCGTCTACACCAATGACGAGCTGGTCGCGAAGAAATTTCCCAAGCGCATCGCCTTCAACGTCATCCCCCATATCGACGTCTTCATGGAGGACGGCTACACCAAGGAAGAGTGGAAGATGATGGCGGAGACCAAGAAGATCCTTGATCCCAAGATCAAGCTCTCCGCCACCTGCGTGCGCGTGCCGGTGTTCGTCGGCCACTCCGAGGCCGTCAACATCGAGTTCGAGAACCCGATCACAGCCGATGAAGCCCGCGAGATCCTGCGCAAGGCGCCGGGCTGCCTCGTCATCGACAAGCAGGAGCCCGGCGGCTACGCCACGCCTTACGAAGCGGCCGGCGAGGACGCCACCTATATCAGCCGCATCCGCGAGGACGCGACGGTCGAGAACGGCCTCGTGCTGTGGTGCGTGTCCGACAATTTGCGCAAGGGCGCTGCGCTCAACGCGATCCAGATCGCGGAAGTGCTGATCAACCGCAAGCTGATCAGCGCGAAGAAGAAGGCGGCGTAA
- a CDS encoding metallopeptidase family protein, translating into MWTELKAPSLAEMEATAHDIFERLPAEFRRLCEGVIIRVDDFPTEEVLDEMQCESEFDLLGLFQGIGLPQQSLGDVARLPNMVWLYRRPILDYWAEHDETLGHIVRHVLIHEIGHHFGLSDDDMAAIEARAD; encoded by the coding sequence ATGTGGACGGAATTGAAAGCGCCCTCCCTGGCCGAGATGGAAGCGACGGCGCATGACATCTTCGAGCGCCTGCCGGCGGAGTTTCGCAGGCTCTGCGAGGGCGTCATCATCCGCGTCGACGACTTCCCGACCGAGGAGGTCCTGGACGAGATGCAATGCGAGAGCGAGTTCGACCTGCTCGGCCTGTTCCAGGGCATCGGCCTGCCGCAGCAGAGCCTTGGCGACGTGGCGCGGCTGCCCAACATGGTCTGGCTCTACCGCCGGCCGATCCTGGACTATTGGGCCGAGCACGACGAGACCCTCGGCCACATCGTCCGCCATGTCCTGATCCACGAGATCGGCCACCATTTCGGTCTGTCGGACGACGATATGGCCGCGATTGAGGCGCGGGCGGACTAG